AAATGTGCCATGTTTTGAAGCACAGGACTCAGGTCTATAATAACAGGCTGGGAATTGAGGTGGGTGCCAAAAGAGAAGCAATTTCCTCCACCACCGATGAGCACCATCTCAGCTCCATCTGAGTCCAGCAGCTCTGAGCAGAATGAATGTAGCATGAGGGGCCAGGGGACAAATGACTGGGGGAGAAAAAGTGATTGCATGGTGAATTGACAATTTATATGTAATATGCATTGCTACAGAAAACCGTCCTTATTTTCTATGATTAACTAGACAAAAGAAAATTCAGACTTGCAAACAAGACCAGGGacatatggggtcagaattgtttcgttattctgaataaatatactatgatccacaaataaatataaagagtttcacaaatattttttaaatcaacaaatgcacaataagcaaaccgtaaatatatgttacaaatttcacaaaaagaaatgaaattcacaaataaataaaatgggatttgcaaaaaaaaaaaaatatttataaatatatatttaattgtatttatttgtgaatggcttcctgctcatttttgaatcgcgttctgtgcaattgtgaatcactgcacgcAATCGGACAatggtctcgtggcgctgaccaatcgtggcacggtctattggctggagtagacggtgggcggagtccacctatttgtggattcttttgcacgtcttgacgttagaaatgtttcaaatccacaaatgcgtgcagtgattcacaaatgagcaggaagccattcacaaataaatacaattaaatatatatttataaatattttttttatttgcaaatcccattttatttatttgtgaatttcatttctttttgtgaaatttgtaacatatatttacggtttgcttattgtgcatttgttgatttaaaaaatatttgtgaaactctttatatttatttgaggatcatagtatatttattcagaataacgaaacaattctgaccccataagAACATGATACTCACTGTGTCTAAGCTGACTTCAACACTGACCCTAGTGGTCATGTTTATTACAGCAACGCCTGGGACACCATCTGCCTGGATCCAGACACCACCAACTACCACCAGATTCTCACCAATCACATGGGAGGAATGGGAATACCTAAGGTTTACAAATGACCATGTTATCTGCCACTAGACAAACTACTCAATAAATAGGTGTATCATCAAATTCATTCAAATCTTAAACTGAAGAAGCAGTGATACCTTGGTACCAAGGCTGGACAGATATGCAAATTCTCCCAGCAGAAGCCTGTGGAATTGGGCTTCAGCAGGATGACGTCTCCTAAAGGGACTCCTCCCCGGCCCAAGCCTCCAAAGATTACCAGACCTTGTCTATAGGCACAAGCAGTGTGAGAGTGACGTGGTTCGGGGATGCAGCCTTCAAGTGGGATCTTTGGAGAGACAGATCATTAAGGATAAACAAATGGTTCATAGCCTTCTAATTTTATTACAGactagatttattttaataattaagacATACATTCGTCCAGTTCTGGTCCTCCAAACACAGGAAGTGTGCATCACCTAGGACCGGTTCCCTTTCTGTACGACCTCCGAAAACAAACAAGTAGTTCCTGTCTGAATGAAGAAGATTACAATGAGTATCAGTTAAAAGGTATTTAATAACACATTGTCAACTAAGAGAACTTCCTAACCCTCATGACTCAGCAAGGTAGATGTATGCCGCCATCTTGGCTTTGGGGCTGTGCCTTTACACACCATCTTCTCCATAGATACCAGTGTATTTTTGGAGTTAAACTGGTCAGTCAGATAGGTAACTTTCAGAATGGCATCAATGGGGTTAAGTGGAGAAGTTCTGCCACCTAGAATTACTGCACCCCAACCAGGGACTGAGGTCATGGAGTGATAAATCCGTATACCTGCATTAAGAAAAACTTAAGTACATAGCAATAACATgtataaagataaatgaaatgtaacatGCAACTGTTAGCTGGTTAAAGCAACgatcaggtacacacacactcactcactcactcacacacacactcacacactcactctcacacactcactcactcacacacactcactctcacacactcactctcacacactcactctcacacactcactcacacactcactcacacacactcactcacacacactcactcacacatactcactcacacatacttactcacacactcactcacactcactctcactcactctcactcactctcactcactcactcactcacacactcactctcacacactcactcactctcacacactcactcactctcacacactcactcactctcacacactcactcactcactctcgcacactcactctcgcacactcactctcgcacactcactctcgcacactcactctcgcacactcactctcgcacactcacttactctcacactcactcacttactctcacactcactcacttactctcacactcactcacttactctcacactcacacactctcactcacacacacactctcactcacacactctcacacacacactctcacacacacactctcacacacacactctcacacacactctctcacacacactctctcacacacactctctcacacacactctctcacacacactctctcacacacactctctcacacacactctctcacacacactctctcacacacactctctcacacacagacacacagacagacacacagacagacacacacctttctGTCCCTTTGGCTCAACAGTagcatatctccaggctgtGCTGTCTTTAATCAAAAGCGTGGCTGCAGTGTTTCGGCCTCGTCTTCCACAGCCCCCGGTGAGCAGCACAACCCCAGGCTCCAGCAGGCAGGAGGCCATTCCCACAGCCTCTACATGTGGTGCTTCAGCAATGAGCCGCACTGTCACAGGAAAACCCTCCAGATCAAGTTTGAGTAAAGGAACGGGGGTATCTGAGAATATGTGCAAACAGATTAGACAACACTTGATGTAGTCTATCAACTACTCCTAGTAAGGTTGGGAactaaataacacaaacatgcacagcaTAAGAAATACAGTTCCCTCCACTAATATTGGCACCTTTggtaaatatgaataaagactGTGAAAAAACGTCTTTATTGTTTAACCTTATGgtcttttgtttaaaaaataaaataaaaatcacaaaaatacaCTGCTCTCATGGATATCAAACAAGTGCAAACGACACACTTgtaaattattggcacccctatTCATGTATatcagtaaaatatatttattaaaatatatctttataaGTATATTCCCACTgataattcactttttttttttaaaatacctgGGTCACTATTGGCAAAGAGTGCTATATGTTTTTATTGCAATTAGTATCACAGGCAACTGTGGGCTCTAAAATTACAAATGGCTCCTTTAATTGTTAGGATTTGGATTGGATTAGCAGCAGATTTTTCCCCTATTCCTGATTCTATCAATACtcttaaatgaaaaatgttgaTATGGTCAAAAATGACGTTTATTCTTTTCATTACCATTTAAGGagttacagtatttatttaggTCTTACCTGTAGGGAGTGTGAGAATTGCTTGACTGGTCAGAGAGCCTTTGGAGGCGGTGAGGACGAAGTAATGAGAGCACTTTTGATGCCATTcctaatgaaaaaagaaataataaagagaATGTGTATAGGAGTGGaatttgtacaaaatgtagTACAGTCAGATTTataagggggtttttacacctgatcacttcatgcgttttctatccgatcgtaaaaagaccaggtctaaatgccctccgaaacgttttcgagatggatataaatccgatcgtttaaaccacttcaggaggtggtctgggacgcgtttcagatgaaactgtacaggtgtaaatgaatgtggttgttcgagccacatacgtcagcactatactcctcccaaacggaagtacatcactcgcaggtgatgttgggtcttaaaatgcgctgctgctgctgccagcgaaaatgcagaaaacagtaaatgctggTTTTTGTAGCAtcaccgtcgtaacaagttttttcgtcttctttttgattgcattctgaaaaccgaatacaccaaagcgtgttccatttcaattaccccggaaatgaggtcaaatgtattagcattttgggcaggagtagaaagatcggattgatatctgattcgccgagacgcatttatgtggcctaatgtcaatggaacagttttaacaaatcagatatgatcagagaaaacacatgaagtgaccaggtgtaaaaaggccctaagacaGAGCTGATCTGTTTATTCAGAACCTCACCTCAAATTCATCAAACGGTTCTAACTTCTCCACCTTGAGCCTCTCGTCCTCTGTTAGAAAACCGAAGTAAAACTGGTTCATATCCAAGCATACACATTTCTCCCAGCCCTGTTGgaacaggagagaaaaaagggtAGCTTTCTAAAAAATAGCATTAATGTGAAAATACTAAAGTCTTTTTAACCGAAAGATTTTAACACCTGAGAATTTGATATGATTGAccgagtgttttgtttttgaaccAGTGTGACATGATCGTTGCAGTTTCttctgtataacagtgtaacCCATAATAAATCCTGTTCATTGCAGTCGGAGAAATAAAGGAACGTTGATAAAAACAATACATGATCCACCTACAGCCTACTATTTTGCAGAAATGCAAAGGACTATTgattaacacaaaaaacacagagattTACAGAAGCTACTGCAGTTTCAGCTCCAGTCATGAATGATCATAAATCTATAATTCCAATACCATGAGGTCATACAAAGTATTAAAGGCTCAAGTATCTCTCGAACATCTAAGAGTTTGATAAGCAAAGATACCTTTTGTAACAGCCTCTCAGTCTGTGCTGCCGTGTCTGGGTACTGGCAGAGGGCATGGATTTTGGAGTTAAGCTTCAGGAAGTGGTTTTGCATGACAGTGCCAAAGGGATCCTCAGGTCGGATCTGTTCATACATCACAAACAAAGCCTGGGGAAAAATCCTAGCTGCCCAGGCAATCACAGCATCTGACCTGGGGCACAAATAAGGGATTGGTAATAAACCATAAAGTGTAACATAACTCACAAGTGAAACATGCTAGAACATAAAGGAACATGCAGATCTTAAAGATCAACTTACCAGCATGTTTCCATATAAGTGAGCACCACCTCTGAGAGAATAAGTGTAGGGCAGTTCCACTGCAGTCCGGCTGCAATCAGAACGTCCTCCGCCTCTCTCTCGTTCCTCACATCCACGCCGAGCAGCTTGTACTGAGCACTGTTCACGTGCACAGGGCCTGAACACGAGTCCAACGCAGAAGAGGATATGGATTAGATTCAGACAGATCAATTCTTTTTGATATATCTGTGCTCAGTGTATCTTTATTTCAATTCTGGATCTTACATTATAAAAACAGAGATATGCTTTcctttatttcacacacaaactgaagcaGATTCAAAATTTGCACTAGATAACTTAGTTATTTGCTGTTCATGAATTTAATAGGGTTTTTACAAATTAATTGTTACTCTACATTTCATTTTACCTTTCCGGCATCTGGCAGATGCAGTTATACAGAgggaaatacatttatatttcacttAAAACTTAGCAATTGggggttaagggacttgctcaagttcccagcagtggtagcttggtggttctgggattcgaactcacaaccttccgattggtagcccaataACTTAACCACGAGACTACCACACCCCACACGTCCATCATAACACTGAAAATCACATAGCTGAGCTATCAGCAACTACTACAAtcattttatcttatcttttaTGGACAGCACAAAACGTACAGTAGATAAAATAATTCCTTGTATTTTAACACAACTTGAAAGTGATGTGAATATACTGATATATTTTCTATACAATTCGGTATTTCAAAAAcgcaaaacttttttttttaaagacaaaaatatgttttataccAGCTAAAACACTGTAATCTGGAAGAGCATCTTTTAGAATATGATTGCTGCTGATCAAGGCCGCCTTGCGTCTGGCAACATCAGGGAAGT
The genomic region above belongs to Tachysurus vachellii isolate PV-2020 chromosome 8, HZAU_Pvac_v1, whole genome shotgun sequence and contains:
- the lcmt2 gene encoding tRNA wybutosine-synthesizing protein 4 isoform X2 codes for the protein MPVINSKKKKQGEDAAGTNDSSVVSKVSAAAQGYFHDDFLRHFVGKVARRAPLINRGYYIRWKAVDHCVKRFLCVTDACDRRQILTLGAGFDSLYFRLRSEGAVERVSVFEVDFPDVARRKAALISSNHILKDALPDYSVLAGPVHVNSAQYKLLGVDVRNEREAEDVLIAAGLQWNCPTLILSEVVLTYMETCWSDAVIAWAARIFPQALFVMYEQIRPEDPFGTVMQNHFLKLNSKIHALCQYPDTAAQTERLLQKGWEKCVCLDMNQFYFGFLTEDERLKVEKLEPFDEFEEWHQKCSHYFVLTASKGSLTSQAILTLPTDTPVPLLKLDLEGFPVTVRLIAEAPHVEAVGMASCLLEPGVVLLTGGCGRRGRNTAATLLIKDSTAWRYATVEPKGQKGIRIYHSMTSVPGWGAVILGGRTSPLNPIDAILKVTYLTDQFNSKNTLVSMEKMVCKGTAPKPRWRHTSTLLSHEDRNYLFVFGGRTEREPVLGDAHFLCLEDQNWTNIPLEGCIPEPRHSHTACAYRQGLVIFGGLGRGGVPLGDVILLKPNSTGFCWENLHICPALVPRYSHSSHVIGENLVVVGGVWIQADGVPGVAVINMTTRVSVEVSLDTSFVPWPLMLHSFCSELLDSDGAEMVLIGGGGNCFSFGTHLNSQPVIIDLSPVLQNMAHLDHPVKTLLET
- the lcmt2 gene encoding tRNA wybutosine-synthesizing protein 4 isoform X1, giving the protein MPVINSKKKKQGEDAAVQGTNDSSVVSKVSAAAQGYFHDDFLRHFVGKVARRAPLINRGYYIRWKAVDHCVKRFLCVTDACDRRQILTLGAGFDSLYFRLRSEGAVERVSVFEVDFPDVARRKAALISSNHILKDALPDYSVLAGPVHVNSAQYKLLGVDVRNEREAEDVLIAAGLQWNCPTLILSEVVLTYMETCWSDAVIAWAARIFPQALFVMYEQIRPEDPFGTVMQNHFLKLNSKIHALCQYPDTAAQTERLLQKGWEKCVCLDMNQFYFGFLTEDERLKVEKLEPFDEFEEWHQKCSHYFVLTASKGSLTSQAILTLPTDTPVPLLKLDLEGFPVTVRLIAEAPHVEAVGMASCLLEPGVVLLTGGCGRRGRNTAATLLIKDSTAWRYATVEPKGQKGIRIYHSMTSVPGWGAVILGGRTSPLNPIDAILKVTYLTDQFNSKNTLVSMEKMVCKGTAPKPRWRHTSTLLSHEDRNYLFVFGGRTEREPVLGDAHFLCLEDQNWTNIPLEGCIPEPRHSHTACAYRQGLVIFGGLGRGGVPLGDVILLKPNSTGFCWENLHICPALVPRYSHSSHVIGENLVVVGGVWIQADGVPGVAVINMTTRVSVEVSLDTSFVPWPLMLHSFCSELLDSDGAEMVLIGGGGNCFSFGTHLNSQPVIIDLSPVLQNMAHLDHPVKTLLET